A DNA window from Microcystis aeruginosa NIES-843 contains the following coding sequences:
- a CDS encoding F0F1 ATP synthase subunit B' yields MFDFDATLPVMALQFILLAVILNAVFYKPLSKVLDERAEYIRQTESGAKEQLAKTEALVQEYELQLSSARKQSQEIIAQAQAEAQKLASERVAAAQKEAIARKEAVAAEIAQQKEEAFRSLEGQVASLSRQILEKLLGPELVR; encoded by the coding sequence ATGTTTGATTTCGATGCCACCCTGCCAGTGATGGCACTACAATTTATTCTTTTGGCAGTGATCCTGAACGCCGTTTTTTATAAACCCCTCAGTAAAGTTTTAGATGAACGGGCGGAGTATATTCGGCAAACAGAAAGCGGAGCCAAAGAACAACTAGCCAAAACCGAAGCCCTGGTACAAGAGTACGAATTGCAATTAAGTTCGGCTCGTAAACAATCCCAAGAGATTATCGCCCAAGCGCAAGCCGAGGCCCAAAAACTAGCCAGCGAACGAGTTGCCGCAGCCCAAAAAGAAGCGATCGCCCGTAAGGAAGCCGTCGCCGCCGAAATTGCCCAACAGAAAGAAGAAGCCTTTCGTTCTCTAGAAGGACAAGTGGCCTCTCTTTCCCGTCAAATTCTCGAAAAACTCCTCGGCCCCGAACTCGTTCGCTAA
- the atpH gene encoding ATP synthase F1 subunit delta, whose translation MQGSLISSEIAEPYAQALLSVAQSSGQLEAIGGEIKSLLELLENAPDLRAFIGNPVIKEEAKKAVLSQVMGSSANPYLTNFMMLLVDKRRIQFLEPVCQQYLTLARVLTNTVLAEVSSATELNDSQKQIVIDKVKTLTGANVVELKTKVDGSLIGGVVIKVGSQVFDASIRGQLQRLSLSLR comes from the coding sequence ATGCAGGGAAGTTTAATCAGTTCAGAAATCGCCGAACCCTACGCCCAAGCATTACTTTCCGTCGCCCAAAGCAGCGGACAATTAGAAGCGATCGGCGGCGAAATTAAATCCCTCTTAGAATTGTTGGAAAATGCTCCCGATCTAAGAGCTTTTATTGGCAATCCCGTCATCAAAGAAGAAGCTAAAAAAGCCGTTCTTTCCCAAGTAATGGGGAGCAGTGCCAATCCCTATTTAACTAACTTCATGATGTTATTAGTCGATAAACGTCGGATTCAATTTTTAGAACCCGTTTGTCAACAATATCTCACCCTGGCTAGAGTGCTGACTAACACCGTTTTAGCGGAAGTTTCCTCGGCCACCGAATTGAACGATAGCCAAAAACAAATCGTCATCGACAAAGTGAAAACCCTGACCGGGGCAAATGTGGTCGAACTGAAAACCAAAGTTGATGGCAGCCTCATCGGTGGTGTGGTGATCAAAGTCGGTTCCCAAGTCTTTGATGCCAGCATTCGCGGTCAACTACAACGCCTCAGCCTCTCCCTGCGCTAA
- the atpA gene encoding F0F1 ATP synthase subunit alpha: protein MVAIRPDEISTIIRQQIESYNQEVQVSNVGTVLQVGDGTARIYGLQQAMSGELLEFEDGTVGIALNLEEDNVGAVLMGDGFGIKEGGTVKATGKIAQVPVGDALVGRVVDALGRPIDGKGEILASETRLVESPAPGIVARKSVCEPMQTGITAIDAMIPVGRGQRELIIGDRKTGKTAIAIDTIINQKSEDVICVYVAIGQKASTVAQVIDTLTQRGAMDYTVVVAANANDPATLQYIAPYTGASIAEYFMYKGKATLVIYDDLTKQAQAYRQLSLLMRRPPGREAYPGDVFYLHSRLLERAAKLSDALGGGSMTALPIIETQAGDVSAYIPTNVISITDGQIFLSTDLFNAGFRPAINAGISVSRVGSAAQTKAMKKVAGKLKLELAQFDELEAFAQFASDLDAATQAQLARGQRLRQILKQPQNFPLSVWEQVAVVYAGLNGYLDDIATDKVIDFCAGLREYLKTSKPRYVEIVSTEKQLNDEAEGLLKDGINEYKQAFK, encoded by the coding sequence ATGGTAGCTATCAGACCCGACGAAATTAGCACGATTATTCGTCAACAGATCGAATCCTATAACCAAGAAGTACAGGTCTCCAACGTGGGAACCGTCCTGCAAGTGGGTGACGGTACTGCCCGCATCTACGGCCTACAACAAGCCATGTCGGGAGAACTATTAGAATTTGAAGATGGAACCGTCGGCATCGCCCTTAACCTCGAAGAAGATAACGTCGGTGCAGTGTTAATGGGTGACGGTTTCGGGATTAAAGAAGGCGGTACGGTGAAAGCTACTGGTAAAATCGCTCAGGTTCCCGTGGGTGACGCCTTAGTCGGCCGCGTGGTTGATGCCCTCGGTCGTCCCATTGACGGGAAGGGGGAAATCCTCGCCAGCGAAACCCGTCTGGTGGAATCCCCCGCCCCCGGTATTGTCGCTCGCAAATCCGTCTGTGAACCGATGCAAACCGGCATCACCGCTATCGATGCCATGATTCCCGTCGGTCGTGGCCAACGGGAGTTGATTATCGGTGACAGAAAAACTGGTAAAACAGCGATCGCCATTGACACGATCATTAACCAGAAAAGCGAAGACGTGATCTGTGTCTATGTCGCCATCGGTCAAAAAGCCTCCACCGTCGCCCAAGTAATCGACACCCTCACCCAAAGAGGCGCCATGGATTACACCGTAGTGGTGGCCGCTAACGCTAACGACCCCGCCACCCTCCAGTATATCGCCCCCTACACCGGAGCTTCGATCGCCGAATACTTCATGTATAAAGGCAAAGCGACCCTAGTTATCTACGATGACCTCACCAAACAGGCTCAAGCTTATCGTCAGCTATCCCTGCTCATGCGTCGTCCTCCCGGTCGGGAAGCTTACCCCGGCGACGTTTTCTATCTCCACTCCCGTTTACTAGAACGTGCCGCTAAACTCAGCGATGCCCTCGGTGGTGGCAGCATGACCGCCCTGCCGATTATCGAAACCCAAGCCGGTGACGTTTCTGCCTACATTCCCACCAACGTAATTTCGATTACTGACGGTCAGATATTCCTCTCCACCGATCTCTTTAACGCTGGTTTCCGTCCCGCTATTAACGCTGGTATTTCCGTATCCCGCGTGGGTTCGGCAGCCCAAACGAAAGCGATGAAGAAAGTTGCTGGTAAATTAAAACTGGAATTAGCCCAGTTTGACGAATTAGAAGCTTTTGCTCAATTCGCTTCTGACCTTGATGCGGCCACCCAAGCACAACTGGCTCGCGGTCAACGTCTGCGTCAAATCCTCAAACAACCCCAAAACTTCCCCCTCTCCGTTTGGGAACAGGTCGCAGTGGTTTATGCCGGTTTAAACGGTTATCTCGACGATATCGCCACCGATAAAGTTATCGATTTCTGCGCCGGTTTACGCGAATACCTGAAAACCAGCAAACCTCGCTACGTTGAGATCGTCAGCACTGAAAAACAACTCAACGACGAAGCAGAAGGCCTGCTCAAAGATGGCATCAACGAGTACAAACAGGCTTTCAAGTAA
- the psbQ gene encoding photosystem II protein PsbQ, with product MPRLRSIISLVLVLLTTLLVSCSGPQATIPTVYSPQKIEQLQVYIQPIAEFRQKMSVLQDLIADKNWVDTRTYIHGPLGQLRQEMVGLSRNLLPKDQEKAKQLAKNLFVHFERIDAAAKEKDASLAATQFQEALKDFDAFLNIVPS from the coding sequence ATGCCACGTCTTCGCTCGATTATTTCCCTAGTTTTAGTCCTACTTACTACGCTGCTGGTTAGCTGCAGTGGTCCGCAAGCAACTATCCCCACCGTCTATAGTCCCCAAAAAATCGAACAGTTACAGGTTTACATCCAACCTATCGCAGAGTTTCGCCAAAAAATGAGCGTTTTGCAAGACCTCATCGCTGACAAAAATTGGGTAGATACTCGCACCTATATCCACGGTCCTTTGGGGCAATTGCGTCAGGAAATGGTAGGATTATCCCGTAATTTACTGCCCAAAGACCAAGAAAAAGCCAAGCAGTTAGCGAAAAATCTTTTCGTTCACTTTGAACGTATCGATGCGGCAGCCAAAGAAAAAGATGCTAGTCTTGCTGCTACTCAATTCCAAGAAGCATTAAAAGATTTCGATGCTTTCTTAAATATTGTTCCCAGTTAG
- a CDS encoding Calx-beta domain-containing protein → MTYSITSSNGTITVGSERDFFYSIEKFDNFIGSSFNDVLFGGSGNDFNIQGGAGNDTISGNQGNDTLSGDSGDDILNGGSDNDYLLGGIGNDVVNGDGGDDILVGGSGNDILNGGLGTDLYDTTYNSLPTAITMDYGGTGGNPRIIVGNQTDLLISVERLLLIGTEYNDSLLGGGGNDPNVSGGKGNDTVVGNGGDDILYGDDDNDLVYGGEGRDTLYGGDGVDTLYGDPGNNVLYGGEDKDLLYGGNDADTIYGENHDDTLYGNGGNDDLFGGNGADNLDGGDGDDDLDSGEGNDSLFGGAGNDRLFSSSGNDTVDGGAGTDTYSIDFSGSPVFMTYDTVTGNGTVITGNKVDTLISIERCNLFGTEDNDFILGGWGSDSLLFSTSEGLRGNGGDDTIDGNSGEDLLFGEDGNDFLIGGWGSDALVGGDDNDRLIGVNPNASTPGQNEQDDLYGGAGADLFILGDANWSGYDDGSTSSSGSGDYADIQDANFSEGDRIQLRGSRADYLVQQRPFSSDTVEIYLIKPLWEPDELIARVRGYISLGDEVFVFVPAGPVTTITVAVSDASAGEPANAGVFTLTRSGNIGNALTVNYLLAGSASNGVDYSNLTGRVTFAAGSSTATVTINPLEDTAIEGNEVVLLQIAEGTGYTLGATSGAVITLTDNDVYTAIEPASLGSNITLVRDSANRLSARSSEETLPLYSLEDTPLQIGQYPDWQALAVERIDGLNQILWKNTRNNYLQVWYTDTNWRWLGGDSTNGLNTLDAYNLEKKFQFDANGDGRIGMTFTNLEAAGSVAIVRDTLNRLYARTSLGDTAIGAINGTPLTETSNPGRQILGAETLNGINQIVWRNTTTNALELWTMDGDWQFAGNDAPIAPTSPTALQLELDFEMDLNGDTVIGRLPNLPDITLTVSPATVTENGTPNLLYTFTRRGPLTNPLTVNFNVTGTATLTTDYTQTGALTFTATGGTVRFNAGASTAIITLDPVGDALIEPNETVSLAITPGVDYTRGTTEAITGTIANDDLPTLTIDNLIFLEGLEANALIPVRLNGPFGEPIRVNYTTANGTAIAVADYTASSGILTIPANTTTAFIRIPIANDTLNEADETFTVTLSNPVNATIARAMATITITDTLESDVSTVLTNGLENLQLTGTNPINGTGNAGNNRITGNSGNNILNGDLGNDTLAGNAGNDTLTGGAGIDQIEYRSTRAFVASDFGVDTISDFVVNQDKIVLSKTTFAALTSGVGNGFNQPSNFAVVANNSLVAASNAFIVYSSGTGHLFYNQNGSVAGLGTGANFAVFTGNPSLTANDFLLVA, encoded by the coding sequence ATGACCTACTCGATCACCTCGAGTAACGGGACGATCACCGTCGGGAGCGAACGGGACTTTTTCTACTCGATCGAGAAATTCGATAACTTCATCGGTAGTTCCTTCAACGATGTCCTCTTCGGAGGGTCGGGCAACGACTTCAATATTCAAGGTGGTGCGGGCAACGATACCATCTCCGGCAATCAGGGCAACGATACCCTCTCCGGCGATAGTGGCGATGATATCCTCAACGGCGGTTCCGATAACGATTATCTCCTCGGTGGGATCGGGAATGATGTCGTGAACGGCGATGGCGGCGATGATATCCTCGTCGGCGGTAGCGGCAATGACATCCTAAACGGGGGTTTAGGAACCGATCTCTACGACACTACTTACAATAGTCTGCCGACGGCGATAACGATGGACTACGGCGGTACTGGGGGAAATCCGCGGATTATCGTCGGGAATCAAACAGATTTATTAATCTCTGTAGAACGCCTCCTTCTCATCGGGACGGAATATAACGATTCCCTCCTCGGTGGCGGTGGTAACGACCCCAACGTAAGCGGGGGAAAAGGAAACGACACCGTTGTGGGCAACGGCGGCGATGACATTCTCTACGGCGATGACGATAACGATCTCGTCTACGGGGGCGAGGGAAGAGACACGCTATACGGCGGCGATGGGGTCGATACCCTCTACGGCGACCCTGGCAATAATGTTCTCTACGGTGGCGAGGATAAAGATCTCCTCTACGGGGGGAACGATGCCGATACCATCTACGGCGAGAATCACGACGATACCCTCTACGGCAACGGGGGAAACGATGATCTCTTCGGCGGCAATGGAGCCGATAACCTTGACGGGGGTGACGGGGACGATGATCTTGACAGTGGGGAAGGCAATGATTCCCTCTTCGGTGGCGCAGGAAACGATCGATTGTTCTCGTCGAGTGGAAACGATACCGTCGATGGCGGCGCGGGAACCGATACCTACTCCATCGATTTTTCCGGTAGCCCAGTTTTCATGACCTACGATACCGTGACAGGTAACGGTACGGTCATTACTGGGAATAAAGTCGATACGCTGATCTCGATCGAGCGTTGCAATCTATTCGGTACGGAGGATAACGATTTTATTCTCGGCGGTTGGGGATCGGATAGTCTTCTTTTTAGCACATCAGAAGGTCTCCGCGGCAACGGCGGCGATGATACCATCGACGGTAATAGCGGGGAGGACTTGCTTTTCGGGGAGGACGGGAACGATTTTCTGATCGGCGGTTGGGGATCGGATGCCCTCGTCGGGGGAGACGATAACGATCGCCTGATCGGGGTCAACCCCAACGCATCCACCCCCGGACAGAACGAACAGGACGATCTCTACGGGGGAGCGGGGGCGGATCTGTTCATCCTCGGTGACGCGAACTGGAGCGGCTACGATGACGGTAGTACCAGTAGTTCGGGCAGTGGAGATTACGCCGATATCCAAGATGCCAATTTTTCCGAGGGCGATCGGATTCAACTACGCGGTTCGCGAGCAGACTATCTCGTCCAACAACGACCTTTCAGTAGCGACACAGTAGAAATTTACCTGATTAAACCTTTGTGGGAACCCGATGAACTGATCGCTCGGGTCAGAGGCTATATCAGTCTAGGCGACGAGGTTTTTGTCTTCGTTCCTGCCGGTCCCGTAACCACGATCACCGTGGCTGTTAGCGATGCCAGCGCGGGCGAACCGGCCAACGCGGGCGTTTTTACCCTCACCCGAAGCGGGAATATAGGGAACGCGCTGACCGTGAACTATCTCCTTGCTGGGTCGGCTAGCAACGGGGTAGATTACAGTAATCTCACCGGAAGAGTTACTTTCGCGGCGGGAAGTAGTACCGCCACCGTCACGATTAACCCGCTCGAGGATACGGCAATCGAGGGGAACGAAGTCGTTCTTTTACAGATCGCCGAGGGAACTGGCTACACCCTCGGAGCCACGAGCGGCGCAGTTATCACCCTCACCGATAACGATGTTTACACGGCGATCGAACCTGCGAGTCTCGGCAGTAATATCACCCTCGTCCGCGATTCGGCCAATCGTCTGAGCGCGCGATCAAGCGAAGAAACCCTACCGCTTTATAGCCTAGAGGATACGCCGCTCCAGATCGGTCAATATCCCGATTGGCAAGCACTCGCAGTCGAGCGGATCGACGGACTCAACCAGATTTTATGGAAAAATACCCGCAATAACTATCTTCAGGTTTGGTACACCGATACGAATTGGCGCTGGCTCGGCGGGGATAGTACAAACGGATTAAATACCCTAGATGCGTACAATCTAGAGAAAAAATTCCAGTTCGATGCCAACGGAGACGGCCGGATCGGTATGACCTTCACCAACCTTGAAGCGGCGGGATCGGTTGCGATCGTCCGGGATACCCTGAACCGACTCTACGCCCGAACGAGCTTAGGAGATACGGCGATCGGGGCGATTAACGGTACACCCCTGACGGAAACCTCGAATCCTGGACGACAGATTCTCGGCGCGGAAACGCTAAACGGAATTAATCAGATCGTCTGGCGAAACACGACGACGAACGCGCTCGAACTTTGGACGATGGACGGGGACTGGCAGTTTGCGGGAAATGACGCTCCGATCGCCCCCACCTCCCCGACGGCATTACAATTAGAGTTGGATTTCGAGATGGATCTCAACGGCGACACCGTGATCGGTCGTTTACCGAACCTTCCAGACATCACCCTAACCGTTTCCCCGGCTACCGTCACCGAGAACGGTACGCCGAACCTCCTGTACACCTTCACCCGTCGCGGCCCGCTCACCAATCCCCTCACAGTCAACTTCAACGTCACGGGAACTGCAACCTTGACCACCGACTACACCCAAACTGGGGCGCTGACTTTTACCGCGACTGGGGGAACGGTACGCTTTAACGCGGGCGCAAGTACGGCGATCATCACCCTCGATCCCGTCGGCGACGCGCTCATCGAACCCAATGAAACCGTCTCTCTCGCGATCACGCCAGGAGTCGATTATACCCGCGGGACGACGGAAGCCATCACGGGAACGATCGCCAACGACGATCTACCGACCCTGACGATCGATAACCTGATCTTCCTGGAGGGATTGGAAGCGAACGCATTGATCCCCGTCCGTCTTAACGGCCCTTTCGGTGAACCGATCCGCGTCAACTACACCACCGCCAACGGCACGGCGATCGCGGTCGCAGATTACACCGCGTCCTCAGGAATTTTGACGATTCCGGCCAATACAACCACCGCTTTTATTCGCATCCCGATCGCTAACGATACCCTCAACGAAGCGGACGAAACCTTTACCGTTACCCTGTCCAACCCAGTCAACGCCACGATCGCCCGTGCGATGGCGACGATCACCATCACCGATACTCTCGAAAGCGATGTCAGCACCGTCCTCACAAATGGGTTAGAAAACCTACAACTGACTGGCACGAATCCGATTAACGGCACTGGTAACGCAGGCAATAATCGCATCACAGGTAATAGTGGCAATAATATCCTCAATGGTGACTTAGGAAATGATACTCTCGCAGGTAATGCGGGTAATGATACTCTCACGGGTGGAGCAGGAATTGATCAAATTGAATATCGCTCTACTCGTGCTTTTGTTGCCAGCGATTTTGGGGTAGATACGATCAGCGATTTCGTGGTTAATCAAGATAAAATAGTTCTGAGTAAAACCACTTTTGCCGCTTTAACCAGTGGGGTTGGTAACGGTTTTAATCAGCCTAGTAATTTCGCCGTCGTTGCTAATAATAGTTTAGTTGCCGCTAGTAATGCTTTTATTGTTTATAGCAGTGGCACTGGCCATCTATTCTATAACCAAAATGGTAGCGTAGCGGGTTTGGGAACTGGTGCCAATTTTGCGGTTTTCACTGGTAATCCTAGCCTAACAGCCAACGATTTCCTCTTGGTGGCTTAA
- a CDS encoding F0F1 ATP synthase subunit B, translating to MIIDTILLLATEAKEAAAEGFGINTDILGTNLFNLSILLGLIIFYGRKVLGQILGERQSKIAEALAEAENRKNIAATALAEEQKKLALAKQEAEKIIDNSRSRAKAVTADIAAQAELDIQRMRESAAKDLSAEQDRVLVELRQRITALALANVESQLSTGLEESVQQTLIDRSLANLGGK from the coding sequence ATGATCATCGACACAATTTTATTATTAGCCACGGAGGCGAAGGAAGCGGCAGCAGAGGGATTCGGCATCAACACCGATATCTTAGGAACTAACCTATTTAACCTCTCAATTCTGCTCGGTTTAATCATCTTCTACGGCCGCAAAGTTCTCGGACAAATCCTCGGAGAACGTCAGTCGAAGATTGCGGAAGCTTTAGCCGAAGCTGAAAACCGGAAAAATATTGCCGCTACCGCCCTCGCCGAAGAACAGAAAAAACTCGCCCTAGCAAAACAAGAGGCGGAAAAAATTATCGATAACTCTCGATCTAGAGCTAAAGCTGTCACCGCCGACATCGCCGCCCAAGCCGAACTCGATATTCAAAGAATGCGCGAAAGTGCCGCTAAAGATCTCTCGGCGGAACAGGATCGCGTTTTAGTAGAATTACGCCAAAGAATTACCGCTTTAGCCTTAGCTAATGTGGAATCCCAGTTAAGCACCGGCCTGGAAGAATCGGTACAACAAACCCTAATTGATCGCAGTTTGGCGAACCTAGGAGGTAAATAG
- the atpE gene encoding ATP synthase F0 subunit C — protein sequence MNPTVAAASVIAAALAVGLAAIGPGVGQGTASGEAVSGIARQPEAEGRIRGTLLLSLAFMESLTIYGLVIALVLLFANPFA from the coding sequence ATGAACCCCACAGTAGCTGCCGCTTCCGTTATCGCCGCCGCCCTCGCCGTTGGTTTAGCCGCTATCGGCCCCGGCGTTGGTCAAGGTACCGCTTCTGGAGAAGCTGTTTCCGGTATCGCCCGTCAACCCGAAGCTGAAGGAAGAATTCGTGGTACCCTTCTCCTCAGCTTGGCATTCATGGAATCCTTAACCATCTACGGCTTGGTTATCGCTCTCGTTTTACTGTTCGCTAACCCCTTCGCCTAA
- the atpB gene encoding F0F1 ATP synthase subunit A produces MLDSLSVLNFYSLASLEVGQHWYWHIGGLKIHGQVIAVSWIVFAILIIASIAATRKIQKVPSGIQNLMEYVLEFLRDLAKNQLGEKEYRPWLPFIGTLFLFIFVSNWLGALIPWKLIELPEGELAAPTNDINTTVALALLTSLAYFYAGISKKGLGYFAHYLEPIPVLLPIKILEDFTKPLSLSFRLFGNILADELVVAVLVFLVPLVVPLPLMALGLFTSAIQALVFATLAGAYIHEALESEHEEEHA; encoded by the coding sequence ATGTTAGACAGTTTAAGTGTGCTTAATTTTTATAGCCTCGCTTCCCTGGAAGTGGGACAACACTGGTACTGGCACATCGGCGGACTAAAAATTCACGGGCAAGTGATCGCGGTCTCCTGGATCGTCTTCGCTATCTTAATCATCGCCTCGATCGCCGCTACCCGCAAAATCCAGAAAGTCCCTAGCGGTATTCAAAACCTCATGGAGTACGTTCTGGAATTTCTGCGCGATTTAGCCAAAAACCAGCTAGGAGAAAAGGAATATCGACCCTGGTTGCCCTTCATCGGCACCCTATTTTTATTTATTTTCGTTTCTAACTGGTTAGGGGCCCTGATTCCTTGGAAGTTAATCGAACTGCCCGAAGGGGAATTAGCCGCCCCCACTAACGACATCAATACCACGGTGGCGTTAGCCCTACTGACTTCCCTCGCTTACTTCTACGCGGGCATCAGTAAAAAAGGACTCGGTTACTTTGCTCACTACCTAGAGCCGATTCCCGTGCTATTACCGATCAAAATTTTAGAAGACTTTACCAAACCCCTCTCCCTCAGTTTCCGTCTTTTCGGAAACATCCTCGCGGACGAGTTGGTAGTGGCCGTATTAGTCTTCCTTGTCCCCCTAGTCGTACCCCTACCCCTGATGGCTCTCGGTTTATTTACCAGCGCTATTCAGGCCCTTGTCTTCGCCACCCTTGCCGGGGCCTATATCCATGAGGCCCTGGAATCGGAACACGAAGAAGAACACGCTTAA
- a CDS encoding F0F1 ATP synthase subunit gamma, producing MPNLKAIRDQIQSVKNTKKITEAMRLVAAAKVRRAQEQVLCTRPFADALAQVLYNLQGRLAFSDVNLPLLAQREVKTVALLVVTGDRGLCGGYNTNVIRRAEQRMNELKEQGINYQLVVAGRKAAQYFERRNAPIAAKFINLEQIPTADEAGTIGDELLSLFLSETVDRVELIYTRFISLISATPVIQTLLPLTTQGLAVQDDEIFRLVTKEGKFKVQREKMASQPAQVFPQDMIFEQNPVQILDSLLPLYLNNQLLRALQESAASELAARMTAMSNASENASELIGTLSRTYNKARQAAITQELLEVVAGANAL from the coding sequence ATGCCTAATCTCAAAGCGATTCGCGACCAAATTCAATCGGTCAAAAATACCAAAAAAATTACCGAGGCCATGCGTCTGGTGGCGGCCGCCAAAGTGCGCCGCGCTCAAGAACAAGTTCTCTGTACCCGTCCTTTTGCCGATGCCCTCGCTCAGGTACTTTATAATCTCCAAGGTCGTTTAGCCTTTAGTGATGTTAATTTACCCCTGCTGGCCCAACGGGAAGTAAAAACCGTGGCTCTGTTAGTAGTCACAGGCGATCGAGGTCTTTGTGGCGGTTATAATACTAACGTCATCCGTCGTGCCGAACAACGGATGAATGAATTAAAAGAGCAAGGGATTAACTATCAATTAGTTGTTGCCGGCCGGAAAGCGGCACAATATTTCGAGCGCCGGAATGCTCCCATTGCCGCTAAATTTATTAACCTCGAACAGATTCCCACTGCCGATGAAGCTGGCACTATTGGGGATGAATTACTTTCCTTATTTTTATCGGAAACTGTTGATCGCGTCGAGTTAATTTATACTCGTTTTATCTCCCTGATCAGTGCCACTCCGGTGATTCAAACCCTGTTACCTTTAACTACCCAAGGTTTAGCGGTACAGGATGACGAGATTTTCCGTTTGGTGACTAAAGAAGGAAAATTTAAGGTACAACGGGAAAAAATGGCCAGCCAACCGGCGCAGGTTTTTCCCCAAGACATGATTTTTGAGCAGAATCCCGTCCAAATCCTTGATTCTCTCCTACCTTTGTACTTAAATAACCAATTACTGCGCGCTCTCCAGGAATCGGCAGCGAGTGAATTAGCAGCCCGGATGACGGCGATGAGCAACGCCAGCGAGAACGCCAGCGAGTTAATCGGGACTTTAAGCCGTACCTACAACAAGGCGCGTCAAGCCGCTATTACCCAAGAATTGTTAGAAGTAGTAGCGGGAGCCAACGCTCTCTAG
- a CDS encoding ATP synthase subunit I, with product MREYYQLQNTLLITTLILSGLIFIPVCLFYSLNTALNYLLGAMVGVVYLKLLAGEVEKLGVTKNRVGKKGLALFAGLIIIASRWQELHIVPVFLGFLTYKGAIIVYTLQTIFKLEQKADS from the coding sequence ATGCGGGAATACTATCAACTACAAAACACCCTATTGATCACCACCCTGATCTTAAGCGGTCTGATCTTTATTCCCGTGTGCTTGTTTTATTCCCTCAATACCGCCCTTAATTACCTATTAGGGGCAATGGTGGGAGTTGTTTACCTAAAACTCCTGGCCGGGGAAGTGGAAAAATTGGGGGTAACGAAAAATCGGGTAGGCAAAAAAGGATTAGCCCTATTCGCTGGATTAATCATCATCGCCAGTCGTTGGCAAGAACTGCACATAGTGCCAGTTTTTTTGGGGTTTTTGACCTATAAAGGGGCGATCATCGTCTATACCCTGCAAACCATCTTCAAGCTGGAGCAGAAAGCCGATTCCTAA
- a CDS encoding DedA family protein has translation MTEWITNTMTSMGYLGIALLMFLENLFPPIPSELIMPLAGFTVHEGQMEFIPAVVAGIFGTVIGALPWYYLGRVVDEEKIEKLADKYGKWITVSAKDIQKANQWFNRHGSKAVLLCRLVPGVRTLISLPAGMNHMAMIPFLVYSTIGTTLWVVFLTAAGYFLGKNYPLVEEYLAPVSKIALLVLVIWFILWIIRKRNRRYE, from the coding sequence ATGACTGAATGGATTACAAATACAATGACTTCTATGGGCTATTTAGGCATAGCTCTATTAATGTTTTTAGAGAATCTTTTTCCTCCCATTCCCTCAGAATTAATTATGCCCCTAGCGGGTTTTACCGTCCATGAGGGACAAATGGAATTTATTCCGGCAGTGGTAGCGGGGATTTTTGGTACGGTCATCGGAGCGCTACCTTGGTATTATCTCGGTCGGGTTGTAGATGAGGAAAAAATTGAAAAACTAGCCGATAAATACGGCAAATGGATTACCGTTTCCGCTAAAGATATTCAAAAAGCTAATCAATGGTTTAACCGTCACGGTAGTAAAGCGGTTTTACTCTGTCGTTTGGTCCCCGGAGTGCGAACTTTGATTTCCCTTCCCGCCGGGATGAATCACATGGCGATGATTCCCTTTTTAGTTTACTCCACCATCGGCACGACCCTCTGGGTCGTTTTTTTAACGGCAGCAGGTTACTTTTTAGGGAAGAATTACCCCCTTGTGGAAGAATATCTGGCTCCCGTCTCAAAAATAGCTCTACTTGTCCTCGTTATCTGGTTTATCCTCTGGATTATCCGCAAACGTAACCGCCGGTACGAGTAA